The nucleotide window GGCATGAAGGTTAGAATAAACCCGAGAACAGGGGAGGTGGAGATAATTGGTTAAGGGCATCTACGAATGCATATCCTGTGGACACAGGGAAGTCAGGGACTCAACTAAGCCCCTGTTGCCAAACGCCTGTCCAGTTTGTGGAGGAGACATGATATTAGTGGGGTACGAAATTGACATTGAAGGGGAGGAGCATCCAGGAATAGAGGAGTTCCTTAGGAAGTACTACGAGCTAGGTCAGCTCCTGGAGGCTAGGGGAGACACGTACGTGTACGAAGTTATAAGCATAAAGGAGAAGAACTTTGAGAAGGTTCTAAGTGAGGCTGAAAAAATCGGCTACTGGTTGGCGTTGAAAAGAGCTAAGGATGGAAGAATAATCCTATACGCCTTCCCGGCGCAGAAAATAGAGAGCAGGGAAAACCCACTCATTGGAATACTACTGTTCATACTTACCTTGTTAAGCACGTTCTTTGCGGGATACATACTCTCAACGCTTTACGTGACAACGCTTGAAGAGCTAAATCTTCCAGGGATAAAGAATACTTATTTAAATGCGCTCGCTTTTTCCCTAGGAATAATATCAATACTCGGAACGCACGAGATGGGCCATAAGATAGCGGCCAGCATTCATAACGTCAAGTCCACGTTCCCATACTTCATACCATTCCCATCCTTTATAGGAACCCTTGGAGCTGTAATAAGAGTTAAATCACCAATTCCAACGAGGAACGCCGAAGTAGACCTTGGAGTTAGCGGTCCAATAGCGGGGCTTTTGGTTGCAATTCCAGTAACTATCATAGGCCTAAAACTTTCGGCGGTCGTTCCAATTAACTATCTAGAGAAAGGAGAAACCATATACTTCGGCTCCAGCCTATTGTTTTATGGCTTAATGAAGCTCGTTCTAGGAGATCTTCCCCAGAACGTTGGGATAATTCTTCATCCACTAGCGGTTGCTGGGTGGGTCGGAATACTAGTCACTTTCCTAAACCTAATTCCAGCGGCACAGCTAGACGGTGGCCACGTGGCTAGAGCCCTACTCCCAGAGAAAGCCCACAGGGTGCTAACCTATACCCTCGGCTTCCTAACGATTGGACTAGCTTATTTCTGGCCAGGATGGATACTCTGGGGAATTCTGATACTCCTAATGGGTAGGGTTGGAAATCCTGGGGCATTAGACGAGGTTAGTCCCCTAACAACTAGCAGGAAAATCTTAGCCATAATAATCTGGATAATCTTCGTGATATG belongs to Pyrococcus abyssi GE5 and includes:
- a CDS encoding site-2 protease family protein, producing MVKGIYECISCGHREVRDSTKPLLPNACPVCGGDMILVGYEIDIEGEEHPGIEEFLRKYYELGQLLEARGDTYVYEVISIKEKNFEKVLSEAEKIGYWLALKRAKDGRIILYAFPAQKIESRENPLIGILLFILTLLSTFFAGYILSTLYVTTLEELNLPGIKNTYLNALAFSLGIISILGTHEMGHKIAASIHNVKSTFPYFIPFPSFIGTLGAVIRVKSPIPTRNAEVDLGVSGPIAGLLVAIPVTIIGLKLSAVVPINYLEKGETIYFGSSLLFYGLMKLVLGDLPQNVGIILHPLAVAGWVGILVTFLNLIPAAQLDGGHVARALLPEKAHRVLTYTLGFLTIGLAYFWPGWILWGILILLMGRVGNPGALDEVSPLTTSRKILAIIIWIIFVICAVPVPFSQKA